Genomic segment of Synechococcus sp. A18-25c:
AGCAACCGTGCGATACGTAAAGCCCTGACGGGTCAGTTGAGCAAGCTTCAGCACGTCTCGAACCTGTACCAAATTCCGGAACAAGAACAACTGGCAGCCTGGCTAGTGAAGAACAGCTGCGCCGACAGCGTCTTCTTCTGCAATTCCGGTGCTGAAGCCAATGAGGCCGCCATCAAGCTGGCCCGCAAGCACGGTCATCAGAAGCGAGGCATCGAGCGTCCGGTGATTATCACCGCGGCCGCCAGCTTCCACGGACGCACACTCGCCGCCGTCAGCGCCACAGGCCAACCTCGCTATCACCAGGGCTTCGAGCCCATGGTCGAAGGGTTCGAGTTCTTCACCTACAACGACCTCACAGAGTTCGAACAGTTGCTCGAACGTCTTGAACAGAACGGTCCACGCGTGGCTGCCGTGCTGATCGAACCTCTGCAGGGTGAGGGCGGCGTGAACCCGGGTGATCCTGACGTGATGAAGGCGATCCGCCGACACTGTGATGCCCGCAACATTCTGTTGATCTTTGATGAGGTGCAGGTGGGCATGGGTCGCACCGGCACGCTTTGGGGCTATGAACAGCTCGGTGTGGTCCCTGACGCGCTGACGCTGGCCAAAGGCCTAGGAGGTGGCCATGCCGTGGGAGCGCTCATGGTGCGGAGCAACGCGGATGTGTTCGAACCCGGGGACCATGCGAGCACTTTCGGAGGCAACCCCTTCGCCTGTCGTGCGGGGCTGACAGTGGCCAGCGAAATCGCACGACGCAATCTGCTCAGGAATGTGCGCCAACGCGGCGATCAATTGCGAGCCGGTCTGAACCGACTGGTCGAGCGTTATCCAGATCAGCTGGCTGGTAGCCGTGGCTGGGGCCTTCTGCAGGGACTCGTGCTGAAAGACGACTGCGGCATCCAGGCCGTTGATGTGGTGAAAGCAGCGCTGGAAGAACAGTTGCTGTTGGTGCCCGCTGGTGCCCAGGTGGTTCGGATGGTGCCGGCCTTGGTGATCAGCTCCCGCGAAGTGCAGATCCTGCTCACCAGGCTGGAACGAGCCCTGGTCCGCGTGACCTGAGTGGAGCGATCGTCGTCATCCCATCCGCAGGACTTGAGTGACCTGCTGCCGCGATTTGATCTGCGGGGCATGGATCTGTCCCTGGAGCGGATGCAGTTGGCACTGAAACATCTGCAGAGCCCTGCAGGATCGATCCCCGCCGTTCAGGTGGTGGGCACCAATGGCAAAGGATCGATCGCCTGTTTGATCCATCACGGCCTAATGGCGGCGGGCCTTCGTTCCGGCCTGACCACCTCACCCCATCTCGTGAGCTGGTGCGAACGCATCCGGGTCGATGACGCTCTCATCAGGATTGAAACGCTGCGCAAGATCCTGGAATCACTGCAGCCTGTGGTCGAAGAGCATCGTCTGACGCCCTTCGAACAACTGATCTGCGCCGCCCTCGTGCATTTCGATCAACAACAGCCCGACTGGCTGGTGCTGGAGGCTGGGCTGGGCGGTCGACTGGATGCCACCACCGCCCACCCACAACGGCCCTTGATCGCCGTGGGCTCCATTGGTCTCGACCATCGCGAGCATCTCGGACCCACCCTGCAGGCCATCGCTGCCGAGAAAGCCGCGGCCATCGGTCCTGGAGCTCACGTTGTGAGTGGTCCGCAAGAGGCCGCTGTACAGGAGGTGCTCGAACAGCGGGTGAAGGCCATGGCGGGAACCCTGGACTGGGTGGACCCGCTGGATGACACCTGGACTTTGGGGCTGCCAGGCCTCTGGCAACAAGGCAACGCAGCTGTGGCCGCCGCTGCCCTGCAATGGATGGGGAGGGACTCAGGCGCGATCCCCGATGCGGCAATCCGTGAGGGATTGGCAGCGGCCCGATGGCCAGGGAGGCTGCAGTGGATGCGCTGGCAAGGACTGCGCGTGCGCGTGGATGGTGCCCACAACCCACCAGCGGCCGTGCAACTCGACCAGGAACGCCGCCGCTGGTCAGCCGACAGAACGCCACAGACCTGGATCCTGGCGATCCAGGCACACAAACAAGCCCCAGAGATGCTCAACCAGCTTCTGCATCCCGGTGATCAGGCTTGGATCGTGCCGGTACCCGGTCACACGAGCTGGAGTGCAGAGCAACTGAAAGCGCACTGTCCGCATCAGGCCGAGCAGTTGAAATCAGCGGTGAATGCAGCGGAGGCCCTGCGGCAGCTGCAGGCTGAAGGATGGCCGCCCACCGCTCCCGTGATCGCCGGATCTCTTTATTTGATCGGTCAGCTCATGGAAACCGGCTTGGTGCAGGCAGAGTGAAGGCCATGCCGCTCCTCCATGCCATGCACGCGCTGCTGAAGGCCCTCGCCGCATTCGCTCTGATGCTCTGGTTGATGCCGGTGTCGGCCATCGCCCTCGACACCTCGGCAGGGGTGGGGCTGCAAGATCGAGCCCTGTTCCAGGAACGGGTCGACTACACCCTGACCAACCAAAGCGACGTGGACTTCCACGGACAGCAGCTCACCAATACCTCCTTCGCCGGTGCCGTCGGCCGTGGGGCTGATTTCAGCGACACCAACCTTTCGGGCGCAATTTTTACCCAAGGGGCCTTTGCGGATGCCAATTTTCATGGCGCCGACCTCAGTGATGCCCTGATGGATCGTGCCGACTTCACCGGGACGGATCTGCGCGATGCCCTGCTGGTGGGCGTGATTGCCTCCGGCAGCAGCTTCGCCGGAGCGCAAGTGGAAGGGGCTGATTTCAGTGATGCCCTCCTGGACCGCGATGATCAACGCCGCCTCTGTCAGGAAGCCGAAGGTGTCAACCCGGTGACTGGGGTGTTGACCCGCGACAGCCTCAACTGCTGAACCCGCCAAGCTTGCCTGGATTCAGCAATCCGG
This window contains:
- a CDS encoding folylpolyglutamate synthase/dihydrofolate synthase family protein, yielding MDLSLERMQLALKHLQSPAGSIPAVQVVGTNGKGSIACLIHHGLMAAGLRSGLTTSPHLVSWCERIRVDDALIRIETLRKILESLQPVVEEHRLTPFEQLICAALVHFDQQQPDWLVLEAGLGGRLDATTAHPQRPLIAVGSIGLDHREHLGPTLQAIAAEKAAAIGPGAHVVSGPQEAAVQEVLEQRVKAMAGTLDWVDPLDDTWTLGLPGLWQQGNAAVAAAALQWMGRDSGAIPDAAIREGLAAARWPGRLQWMRWQGLRVRVDGAHNPPAAVQLDQERRRWSADRTPQTWILAIQAHKQAPEMLNQLLHPGDQAWIVPVPGHTSWSAEQLKAHCPHQAEQLKSAVNAAEALRQLQAEGWPPTAPVIAGSLYLIGQLMETGLVQAE
- a CDS encoding aspartate aminotransferase family protein; the protein is MGTYNRFPIALLRGKGCWVWDDQSRRHLDAVAGIATCTLGHSNRAIRKALTGQLSKLQHVSNLYQIPEQEQLAAWLVKNSCADSVFFCNSGAEANEAAIKLARKHGHQKRGIERPVIITAAASFHGRTLAAVSATGQPRYHQGFEPMVEGFEFFTYNDLTEFEQLLERLEQNGPRVAAVLIEPLQGEGGVNPGDPDVMKAIRRHCDARNILLIFDEVQVGMGRTGTLWGYEQLGVVPDALTLAKGLGGGHAVGALMVRSNADVFEPGDHASTFGGNPFACRAGLTVASEIARRNLLRNVRQRGDQLRAGLNRLVERYPDQLAGSRGWGLLQGLVLKDDCGIQAVDVVKAALEEQLLLVPAGAQVVRMVPALVISSREVQILLTRLERALVRVT
- a CDS encoding pentapeptide repeat-containing protein, whose translation is MPLLHAMHALLKALAAFALMLWLMPVSAIALDTSAGVGLQDRALFQERVDYTLTNQSDVDFHGQQLTNTSFAGAVGRGADFSDTNLSGAIFTQGAFADANFHGADLSDALMDRADFTGTDLRDALLVGVIASGSSFAGAQVEGADFSDALLDRDDQRRLCQEAEGVNPVTGVLTRDSLNC